ATGTAGCTGTGGGTGTCAGAGGCCTTCCTGACTTTGCAGAAGTATTCGGACCCAGCTGCATCCTGTGATCTCCACTCATTGTTCTCCCCGCCCCACACAAACAGCTTCCTCCTTTGGGCTGAGCCAGTCCGGGAGAGCTGCAGACGTCGTGTTGGGGACCTTGGACGGGGGTCGACTCTGAGACGCTGCATTCCCCAAGAAACGGGTAAGTTAATGAGGCAACCCCCCCAGCTTCCTCACTGGATCTCCTTCTGTCCTGCCCTCACACCACTGCCCCCAGATCTCCCCCCTTCCAGtggcccccaacccctcccctcatCCGCTCTGGTTAGAACCGGTTGATATTATTTGTGGAGCCTGTTGTCACAGGTCAGAGGCAAAACAAAAACCGTTTGAGCGGAGaatagacacaacaaatcctgcatcttggctggAGGTTAGATGATATGACCTTTGTGGTTCCTTCTGACTCTCTGACTCTGTGCTCCAAAGATCTTCGAAGCATTGGTGCCATTGGCCTAAAAGGATGTGATCCTATCTGAGTTCAGCTCAGGATCTGAGGAGTTTATAAACCCTGAGAAGAGTCTTTCTCTGTCTGTGTCCTCTCCTAGAGCCCTTTTCATTGCAATTCCTTCGCTCAGCACAACGTCTGCGCTGCCCAAGCCGAGccgggaggaggaagaggggataCTGTGACTGTACCTCTTCCAAGAATGGAATACCTCCAAGTTCCCTTCCTGGTGCTGAGTGCCGTGGTCTTCCTCGCCGGGGTGGCATTGAATGGCTACGTCCTCTTTGTTGCCGGCTGCCGTGTGGAGAGGACGGCCAGCGCCGTGTGGTTCTGGAACCGGGCTGTGACCGATTTAATCTTCATCATTTTCCTGCCTCTCAGATTCACCTCCTTCTTCATCCTGGACTTAAATTGGGCCAATATGCTGAGCAGCACCATCACCTCCTTCCACATGTTCTCCAGCGCCTTCCTCCTCACAGCCCTCAGTGTCGATCGCGGCATCCTCGTGGCGCGCCCTGAGTGGGCCCAGAACCACCGCACGCCCCGCTTGGCTTTCATTATGGTTTTGGGCTTGTGGGCCCTGTCTCTTGGGTTCAGCTTGAGGTATGGTGATCTCTGGGAattcctgctctcagctcccaggATCAGCATGAATTTCCAAGTGGATGAAGGGAGAGTGAGGGCCGCCATTGCGATCCAGTTCCTGGTCGGGTTTCTGATCCCATTAGCCTTGATCTTGATCCTAACCTCTTACATCGTTCTAGCTGCCAAGCTGAGAAGGAACAGGCTGATCCAGTCCACCAAGCCACTCAAGATCCTTCTTGGTTTGATCCCAACCTTTTTCCTCTGCTGGCTGCCGTATCACGTCTTCTACTTCTTATTGATGTCAGCTAAGTACCCTCTGTCTCTTTTGAACACAGGAAGGGCTTCTGCTTATGTCCTGACATATTTAAGCAGCTGCCTCAACGCCATCTTCTACCTCAGCATGGAGGAAGAGTTTCAGAGGTACCGGCAACGTGCACGCAACTCCCAAACCTCCAACAACTCAGGGCCAGAGCCGGCTGCATAGGGAAATGGATGGAATTGTTGATATTTGTATGGAGAAAGAATTCTATTCTTTGGGACCTGTAACTTCCTCTTGATCCCAGAATTGTCTTTTTTAGCAAGTGAATTTTTTGGCCTTATTcatagaagagccacaggaatgattactGGATTAGAAaactgccttacagtgagagaatcatggagctcagtctatttagcttaacaaagagaaggtgtagaggtgacttgatcatagtctgtaagtacctatgtggggaacaaatatttaataacgagctcttcagtctagcataggaaggtctaacacaatccagtAAACAGAagttgaacctagacaaattcagactggaaatgaggtgtaaatttttaatggtcaGAATAACTCACCATTGGAGCAATTTCCCAGAGGTCGTGGTGGATGCTCCATCACTttgcaattttaaatgaagctgggAAATTTTTCTataagctctgctctaggaattgttttggggctGTTCTCTGGCCCATGTGACCcgggaggtcagacgagatgatcacaatggtcccttgcaGCCTTGGAATGTGTGAATCTGTCATTTTAACAAAATATATGGATTCTTGGttttgcttgtttttagattatttgggggaattttgttttttatgatCTGTCCTTTTCTATGTCCTTGAGTCATTCTTCTTCTCATCATCTGTGCTCTTCTCATCATCTTCTCTGTCATATTTGCTCCCAGTGGAGCTTTCTTTCCTGTGTTTGTTGAGaaaaagggtaacattttcaaaaggatcTAAGgcctatttttaaaagtgtttagtCCCTTAGGAACCTCGCTGTGAGTCAATGAGAACAGAACAGAATATAACCCTGATAAAGAGTTGCACAATCTGATTATATGTTGTGTGAAGAGATACTTCACACAGAGTTTCTCAGGCTGACTGTGTGGTGTGTGAaggaatacttccttttatttctttatatacttccttttatttctttgcaaCCTGCTggctattcatttcatttggtgacccctagttcttgtgtaatgggaaggagtaaataacacttcaatCATGACTGTCTTCACATCAGTCAGGATTTTACagagctctatcatatccccctatagtcatctcttttctaagctgaaaagtcttagcaatctctcctcctatggaagcagttccatacccctaatcattttttgtagcccttttctgaaccttttccaattccaatataccatttttgagatggggcgatcacatctgcactcagtattcaggatgtgggagtaccatggatttatatagagacaatatgatattttcagtcttattatctatccatttcttaatgattcccaacattctgttcgcttttttgatggCCGAGGCACACTGAGTGGAGGTGttcacagaactatccacagtgactccaagatctttcttgagtggtaacagcaaatttagacctcatgattttatatgtatagttgggattatggtttcctatgtgcattactttgtatttatcaatgctgaatttcacctgccattttcttgccgtcacccagttttgtgagacccctttgtaactcctcgcagtctgctttgagcgtaactgtcttgagtagttttgtatcacttgaaaatgttgccacctcactgtttacctctttttccagatcatcctGGGGTACGTCGCTATTTATCTGTCTCCATTCTGAATaccgaccatttattcctaccctttgttttgttgggattttgtggttcccaatgGGTCAGATGCTGGGCAGAAATCAAGGGACTTTGATGCGATGTGATTCAACCAGGCTTTATTCAATATATAGAAAGGGAGAGCCCCTGGTACAAaaatcaggcagagtccctccagcaaggagcccctccccttgctattttatagcacGTGGCACTTACATTACAAGTTACATAACACGAACCTCTAACCAATCAGAGTTAACCTTTCCATATATGGATTTGTTTATCACATACCCATAgttctccattccacatgctgagctcCCTGCCTCGGCCTTCTCTAGAATGGCCCTAGGGTGCTGAGCTACATCCTGCTTCCCTATGCataagcaccctgcaaaccacattttatccaaaatgaacatAAGCATCCCCTTCAGTGTCCTACcatttaaccagttattgatccatgggAGGACCTTCCCCCTAACCTCacaacagcttactttgcttaagagtctttggtgagggaacttCCTCCTTCTGATGAACCTTTTTTTTCATATTACTTTTTGCATCTTTGGCCAgctgttcttcacattctttttttgGTCTTCCTAGTTATAGTTTCAcgcttcatttgccagagtttatgcccctttctattttccacagtaggatttaacttccacttttaaagGACACCTTTTTTGCCTCTCAAACCTTCTTTAGTTTGTTGTTTacccatggtggctcttttttggttcccttactatgtttttttaatttgcgggatccatttaaattgagcctctattatggtgtctttaaaaagtctccacgcagcttgcagggatttcacttttggcactgtctcctttaatttctgtttaactaacttcctcatttttgtgtagtcccctgTCTGAAATTAATTGCTACCGTGGTGGGCTGCTGTGATGTTTTCCCTGCCATAGGCCTGATACAttaaattatattatggtcactattatgaAGCAGTTCAGTTATATTCAccccttggaccagatcctgtgctctacCTAGCACTAAACCAAGAAGTGGCTCTcccctggtgggttccaggactaccTGTACGAAGAAGCCGTCATTTAAGGAGTCAACAAATGATCTTTGTGTCCCATCCTGAAGTGACATctatccagtcaatatggggatagttgataatcccccattattatagagttgttttttattttaacagcctctctaatctcccagagcatttcacagtcgctgtcaccatcctggtcaggtggttgctAATATATCCTACTGctgctgagttactacagagaattttttcctgggtgctggctggtgagtcttgccaacATGCTCAGGGGTTAACTGATCGCCAtttttggggtcgggaaggaattttcctccagggcagattggcagaggccctggaggttttttgccttcctctgcagcatggggcacggatcacttgctggaggattctctgcagcttgaggtcgtcaaaccacaatttgaggacttcaataactcagacatagtttaggggtttattacaggagtgggtgggtgagattctgtggcctgcgttgtgcagaaggtcagactagatgatcataatggtcccttctgaccttaaagtctatgagtctatgcaatatttttattattagagcatgggattactatccagagagattctatggtacagtttggttcatttaagatttttacttcatttgactctacgctttctttcacatctaGTGCCAATCCCCCACCAGCaggacctgttctgtccttccgatatattttgtaaccTGCTCTTACTAAACCAAGTATtacccattgattatcctcattccaccaagtttctgtgatgactATTATGTCAATCTCCTCATTAAATAAAAGGCAGTCTAGTGCATGTGTCTTATtattagacttctagcatttgtatataagaacttaaatgtcactttttagctgtctgccattacatgatctAATTGAATTGACTTAAACTTCTATGGGTGatgttttcaaaagcagctatgtgaattaggtgcttaactcctaacttcaatgggaatttggcacctaaatcccttaaccacttttaaaaatctaatcctgtcTCTTCATTGCCAAACACGAACCTTCAAACCTCATGAGCCGCCCCCTAAAACATCATGAGATTGGTTTGAAAAGACAGACATTTGGGTTCTTCTTTTTTTGCCttatgatttttttgggggggggcagcatttcaagcttttctctgcaacgaCAAAGGCTGGAaacttaaaagaaagaaagaaagaaagaaagaaagaaagaaagaaagaaagctgaaaTTCCTACATAATCATCTGATTCCAGGATCTGGGGCTTGGAGGAAAAAGACAAGCATGGAGAATGCCACAACCAAATTGTTAGAGTTGTGAGGAGGGGTATAAATTATTGGGGACTTTAAATAAAATGCAGGTGGctgtggcactctgtacctcaaaacagcacccagaacccccatattcaccactgtcatatcaATATGAACagtctgccttgtgaggtatcattaaaAAAGTCTTGCTCTGTTGATTAATAATATCCTGTTGAATTGTACGTGCTGACATTACATGGGGCGTTaggaagttttgctatgtgtgtgttactgaaataagtTGTGatgttgggaacacccacaaccagcctttcaggtacgaCAGTGGAGGAGCCAGACACCATTATGGGCTCATCAACCCTCATCCAAGAAGCCACTATCTCAGGAACTGTATACAGTGGAGATTTCTCAGAGAGAGCACATAGACAATGGAGACTGTTCGACCCAAGTCATAGTAAAGTGgatttccagcaagctggaagaaactataaaagagagGAAGCGACATCACCACTTGGCATCACTCCCACcacaacacctggaaacacatctgaaggacaaagactttgaactggggaaatTTGGCATTGGGCTGGAAGACAAGCCCTGCCTGTGTATTGAGGAACTGTCACCTGCTTGTACCACCTGCCAGGGTGACACACAGCTTGATTCATATCCTGTCTAGTTTATTTAACTCAGACTGCAAATTTACTTTTCCTTCTTGTGTAACCAACTGTGATCTCTGTGCTTGATGCTTATAATGGCTTTAAATctgtctgtagttaataaacctgttttatattcTACCTAGAACTGTGTGTTTTGATGGAAGTGCTtgtgaaatctcagctcagtttccaAAGCTGGTGTTTCTGCTCTACACATCAGGGGAGGTGCAGACTGGGCAATGAACTTACACATGTCAGGCTTCACGCCAATGCAGGACTGTACAGATCTGGACTGCAAGGCCAGGGAGCCGGAGGGAATTGACTGGAGCCTCCCTATTggtggttcatgagtggctgggaggtCCTTCATGGAACACAGTGGGGTGAATTCCTGCCTGGCTATGGCTGTGGAGTGTAGGATTTGCGAGAAGTTTGCAGCTtgacacagcatcacagtgtgagagggatacCCCAGGCTGGTGGGGCACAGGGCTCAGATGTCCCACAGTCCAGTTTGCACGACAGGAACCCTGTCaaagtgactttttaaaacaGTGTCTCAATGAATCCTGATATTCCTGGTCAAAATATATGCAGCTTCCGCCCTTCTCTACATTGCTGGCCATTCTCCAGATTCAAACACATCCACCAGCCAGTTGTGGAGCAAACACAATGTCATGTGTGTCACAGACAACAAATCACAGATGAGCCTTTGGGTAAAAgtgtatagcagtggttctcaaccaggggtacatttACTCCCGGggttacacagagatcttcctgtgGGTACATCATCAGCTCATCtaaatatttgtctagttttacaacagactacataaaaagcacgaACATAGTCAGTACTAACTTAAATTTCATATGATGATTTTTTTATCCTGCTGTATATACTGTCCATTGAAATGTTAGTGcattatttatattccaattgatgtatttcatcagtatatggtaaaatgaaaaagtaaacTATTTATCAGTACCAGTGAAACTTGTatatttatgtctgattttgtaaataatcagttttaaaattAGGAGAAACTTAGGGGTACACAAGAAAATGAgaatcctgaaaggggtacagtaaaaCACCTGGCCAGTTGATAGCAGCACACATGCAATTCAGTTGCTTCTCAGAAACTGGCAATCAAGTCACCATGTCACCTTCCCTTTCacttggtctacactagcaactgatttagttgggtttggacctgctttgagcagggggttggactagatacctcctgaggtcccttccaaccctgagattctatgattctatgatatgattCTATAACGATGTCACTCATGGGTGTGGAAACCCACCACCCCGGGTGACGTTGTTATACTGACCTAAGGCCCGGTGTAGATAATGCTTCTCCTGTCAGGACAGCTACCACTTCTCcgggggaaagggggtgggggaattaacTACGCCGATGGGAGAAGCATAAATAGCATCTTCACTGAGCCGCTACTGTGGCCCAGCCTTCCCTGAAcaccctcagctcctggagtctcttTCTGTCAAGCCCGGGGTCCAGTCCATTAATCCTTCTCGTAGATCTTCTCTGACCCCTGTCCAGTtgctcaacatccttcttgaagggtgggcaccagaaccggacacaggaTCCCAGCGGCGGTTGCACCAGGGCCGGATCCAGAGTgaaaatcacctccctgctcctaatTGAGAAAAGTGCCTCCACGCCTAAGGCCTCCAGGCAAATGATGAAACAAGAAGACAGATTGGAGGCTGGGCTGTGGTTTGTGTGGTCTCTAGCACAGAGCGAGGATTTCCTTAGCGTTCGCTGGCCTGTAACATGGCCCGGGCTGAGGGGTGCAGCAAAGGCAGGGCTGAGAATCTCACGCGTCCGACTCCCAGCAGGGTTCTGTTCGCTTTCCTCagccaggaggggctggagagcagAGTCCCAGCTGCTGTCTCTGCTCCTGGGACCTCGCACGGTGGAGTCTGCTGGACGTGGCTGTCTCAGCCCCTGCTCTCCGATGGGGGTCCTGTGCGCTGGCCCATGGAAGTGGACAGCGTGATGCAGACACCTTGCTTGGGACCAGCAAAGAGGGGGAGCTGTTAGAGGGTTTCCctccaccctcccacttccctggttctcgTCAAGCAGACAGCAGTcggcaaaagaccagaagtccgtaGTGCAGACAATGCTATGTTCATTGGGGTTAATGTCCAGCAAGcgtgattccaatttcccttccccccacttcctgtttgaccccagtttatatctCAGCTATACCTTCACCAATTATTTTACTAAACTttatctaaccaatcctaacatatcgTAACACAATTCTCTAACCAATTTTATCCCACTACCCTCAATAATCTACACCTATAAAAATGAATTatacaacagacagaaacaagtagagaaccagacagattaagaatagaaaagtgtgtgtgtgggggggtcaagatgaaacagacagaaatgagggtttcacaaccacaaccattgataagtgatttattgccagacaggatgctgtcaaactaagttttctttaaccatctcaagagctgtttctttatctgctggcgatgggcactatcaggacaggatcgtcttcctaacagcccaatagcaccttatttcagcgtgacgggtttgggatgtgaggatgtgaccgttcgcttcccagcgTATGGCTGCCCCCGCTGCTTAGCCagaggccttagcctaagaaccaggcctcagactgtcacagtgagagaaggcccagacacaggcagactgtggttTTGATTCTtcgtttttatacccctgtaactagctaagtgataaaaatacacctaagttcttaaagtctaggcctctACAGGCAGGTCTGAATACCTATATTCTAAGAGGAGCTTGTGGTTCGCATAACATCTGCAAGTAGCTCTGGGTGCCGGAGGCCTTCCAGGCTTTGCAGAAGTATTCGGACCCAGCCACATCCTGTGACCTCCACTCATTGTTCTCCCCGCCCCACATGAACAGCTTCCTGCTCCGGGCTGAGCCAGTCTGGGAGAGCTGCAGGCATCGCGTTGGGGACCTTGGACAGAGGTCGACTCTGAGACGCTGCGTCCTCCAAAACACAGGTAAGGACATGAGATAAACTCCATCTGCCCCACTGGATCTCATTATGTCCCGCCGCCCACACCAATGCCCGCTGGATCTCCCCCCTTCCAGctgtccccatcccctcccctcatcCACTCCAGTTAGAACCGGTTGAAATTATTTGTGGGTCCTGTTGTCAGAGGTCATGGGCCCTCGTCACGCAGGGTGGTGCGTAGACACTGACCGAGCTCGGGGGCCCCatcgtgccaggcactgcacagacccagagggAGAAAGAGGTCTGGCCACAGCAAGCTCACACTCTAATGTttggagaggaaactgaggcacggggccaTGGCGTGACTTATCCAGGCTCCCCAAGCAGTTCAGTGAAAAAGTCTGGGACGGAACTCCCCGGCTAACCACTACAATAGACTCCTGCAATacccttccttttttaaaaaaaaagttttttagcTGATTACAGTTCTCTTCTTCCTCTGATGTTTGGCCAGCTTTTTTGTTGTCGTCCTTGTTTCCATCTTACTTTTCTCCTGCTGGGGAGTttctctccatcactggaggttttcacaGGGGGGATCTTTCGGTGGGGATTGTGCCTGCTCCACTAACTCACCCCCCGACATGACCCAAACCACACGAAAACTCCACTTCAAAATGAAGGGGAACTGAGGAAGACTCTCTTTCAGAAATTCcattatttcaaaacaaaaaaaagtggagTGGAAGTCATCAgtcattaacttttttttttttttaacaaagacgGGAATAACCAGATCCTTTGGGATACTAACAGCAAGAAGATTATTTGGGAATTTTGGTGAGGCTGTGGAAGGTGGCGGGTGTTTGTGTCTCTCCAATCTCTGCCTTGGACCCGCCCCCCTCATTGCCCACCTCCCCTTGCCCTTAAATCCAACTTTGCGGTAAGAAGCAAATGTGGGGGTTATTTTTAATGTTTGGTGTAGTCGAAAAAACAATATTATGTCAAAACAAAAAACGTTTGGGCAGAGAACAGACGCAAGTCCTGCttcttggcagggggttaaacGAGATGACCTTCTAACCCACTGGCTCTACGTTTCTAAGGTCCTCAAACTATTGGTACCATTGGCCTTCAAGGATTTCATCCTATTTGCATTCAGCTCAGGATCTGGGGAGTTTATAAACTCTAAGGAGATTATAAACTCAGCGGCTGTCTCACTCTGTCGTTGTCCTGTCCTGGAGccattttcatttcttttccttcctttgcTCAGTACAACATCTGCGCTGCCCCCGCCAAGCCCTGAGGAGAAGGAGGGGATATTGTGACTTCAACTCCTCTGAGAATGGTGTTCCCAATCCTCTCTCTGGTGCTGAGTGGCCTGGCCTTGCTCGCTGGGCTGCTGTTGAATGGGTACGTCATCTTCGTCACCAGCTGCCGTGTGGAGAGGACGGCCAGCACCGTGTGGTTCCTGAACCGGGCCATAGCCGATTTCCTCTTTATCGTTTGTCTGCCCTTCAGATTCATCTTCATTCTGAATTTAGTCCGGGCCAAGATACTGAACAACACCGTTACCTCCCTCCACATGTTCTCCAGTGCCTTCCTCCTCACCGCCCTCAGTGTCGATCGCTGCATCCTCGTGGCGCGCCCTGAGTGG
This genomic window from Mauremys mutica isolate MM-2020 ecotype Southern chromosome 17, ASM2049712v1, whole genome shotgun sequence contains:
- the LOC123351946 gene encoding chemokine-like receptor 1; translation: MEYLQVPFLVLSAVVFLAGVALNGYVLFVAGCRVERTASAVWFWNRAVTDLIFIIFLPLRFTSFFILDLNWANMLSSTITSFHMFSSAFLLTALSVDRGILVARPEWAQNHRTPRLAFIMVLGLWALSLGFSLRYGDLWEFLLSAPRISMNFQVDEGRVRAAIAIQFLVGFLIPLALILILTSYIVLAAKLRRNRLIQSTKPLKILLGLIPTFFLCWLPYHVFYFLLMSAKYPLSLLNTGRASAYVLTYLSSCLNAIFYLSMEEEFQRYRQRARNSQTSNNSGPEPAA